The window ACAGCCGGCCAGGAGGTTGGCGAAAATTTGTGATgctattttacataaaactctgcattttaatggtatttctgactatcgttcccatatttgtgaaaaaagaaaaacatgacagttGAGGAAGGTAAACACTGAGCACAAGGAATCCAATGGAATTCATTTATTTGCTGCAACTCTGATTCTAAACTCTAAATTAGGctacctgaaaaatacaaaacataaacgtaatgtttccaaaacaaataaagttattgttaccagtaaattgtaaataaaatatatttgtgattataagttagttaataacttagtgtcatattattttttgtcagtattataattttattagggcctctctgggcccctcttaatcatgggccCGTAGTCTAGAATAATTCTctttttaccccccttttcgGCGCCCCTGCCTGGCCATGGAAGGGACTGGAACACCTGAACTTAAGTAtctggatgggtgagtgagtaCTTTTGGTCATGTAGTGTATATGGAAAAGGGGAGTGTTAGAATCAAATGTTTCTTTTGATCACCAACCTGAGAGCTTCCAGGTTACAGGTTGGACTCTGCAGTCCAGCAGACAGAAGCTTCAGCCCTGCATCCTGCAGGTCGTTGTCGCTCAGGTCCAGCTGCCTCAGACTGGAGCTGTGGGAGCTGAGGGCGGAGGACAGAGTCTCACAGCTTCTCCACGACAGGCCACACCTCCCCAGGCTGTTGGGAGGCATCAGGAAACGTCAAGAAAACATGAATGTGTTCTGGGAGCTTCGCTTCTGCTTCAGTTCGGCCGATTGTTCCACAGAACCAGGCTCAACTACAGCCATGTTCTATATTTATATGTTCCAATTGTATTTTAGTATCAAACAGTTTTCTGTGTTTACTTTGAGTTCATTCTCTTCTAgttatttttcctttatttacTTTACGGCTCAGATGCACCATTTTGGACTGCTGTAcatattttttccacttttttttacagtgtatacCATCATTTATGTATATGTACATCATTATTCTCTAATTGCACTTTAACTGTAATCAGGGCACCACTGGAAAACGGAGCTTGCTCTCAATGGCTTTCTCTTTTGAATAATTGAATATAGAATCTGGGGAATTCATTTGACACCATACATCGGTTAGAATTTAAAACCTCCCACATCCACCGACTGACAGACCATTGTTAACAGCTTGGATCAAGTATGAATACAGATTTCAGAATTCCAATAAGAACTGCAGCTGCAATGATTCACTACcatagcctcgtttccactatgcagtccggtacgggtcggttcagtccggtacgggtcggttcagtccggtacgggtcggttcagtccggtgcgggtcggttcagtccgatacgggtcggttcagtccggtacgggtcggttcagtccggtgcgggtcggttcagtccgatacgggtcggttcagtccggtacgggtcgggtcagaacggtacgggtcgggtcagaACGGTACAGGTCGGgtctctttggggtcagcttgcgttcccactgtacaaaggggaccctcaggggtgggcggagccGAAGCgtaaacagcaaataacaacaaataacaaataacgtCCATAatgtggaaccacctccaagcttcttcagcttaatgccaggTTCAGATTCCATGGGaccgggttccatggtaacgggttccatggtaacgggttccatgggaatgggttccatggtaacgggttccattgGACCGGGTTCCATgggaacgggttccatggtaacgtgttccatggtaacgggttccattggactgggttccatggtaacgggttccatggtaatgggttccatggtaacgggttccatgggaccgggttccatggtaacgggttccatggtaacgggttccatgggaccgggttccatggtaacgggttccatgggaacGGGTTCCATTGGaccgggttccatggtaacgggttccattggactgggttccatggtaacgggttccatggtaatgggttccatggtaacgggttccatgggaccgggttccatggtaacgggttccatggtaacgggttccatgggaacGGGTTCCATTGGACCGCTACGCTTTGGTGGGAGTGGAAACACAGAAATAagcgaaccgacccgtaccggactgacccgtaccggactgacccgtaccggactgcatagtgggaacaCGCCACATGAGACTCAcacagctttgttggaggctttgaccactggcagcagcctcagaagagcctcctctgaagcagagtatttcttcagctcaaactcatccagatgttttcctgatgacagtaagatgaagaccagagctgaccactgagcaggagacagtttatctgtggagagacgtcctgaactcagggcctgttggatctcctccaccactgaatcatcattcagttcattcagacagtggaacagattgatgcttctctctgcagacagattccCACTGAGCTTCTTCTTGATGTACTTAATTGTTTTCCGGTTGGTgtgtgagctacttcctgtctgtgtcagcggGGGTCGTAGGAGCCCCTGATTGGTgtgtgagctacttcctgtctgtgtcagcaggcctcgtaggagcccctgattggtctgcagggacagacccaggaggaagcgcaggaacaggtccaggtgtccgtttggactctctaaggccttCTTCACGGCGGTTTTGTTGACCGTGACTGCAGAGGTTCGGTTGGAACACACGAGCAGACTCAGCGCCGTCATTCTCGGCGCAGACATCACGTTTCTGTCGTTGGCGAGCAGTGATGTCATCACATGGACAGCAGCCAGGAATGCGTGAATGCCCGGGTGAGCGAAGCGGAACATATTTTTCGGCCTTTTGTGCTTCCTCCTCCCACAGGCCTGAGTGAAGATGTGGTTGAAGCTTGCCGCGCActctgccgccgccgccgcgctGATGCGGCTGCGCCTCAGCTCCTCCTCGCCGAACAGCGAGTTGTTCCTCTGCAGCTGATGGAACGCCAGCTTCGCCAGTGACCGGATGCATCGGACGCAGTCCAATGGGACGCAGCGTTTCTGTGCCTGGTGGAtctgaaccaccaggaagtggatgtacatctcagtcagggtgctgggcagctctgctccctctctggtttccaacacatcctccagaactgtagcagtgatccagcagaagaccgggatttggcacatgatgtggaggcttcgggatgtctggatgtgggagatgatcctgctggcctgctctgaatctctgaatctcttcctgaagtactcctccttctgtgggtcagtgaaccctctgatctccgtcaccatgccaacacagccaggtgggatctgattggctgctgcaggtcgtgtggttatccagaggcgagcagagggaagcagctcccccctgatgaggtttgtcagcagcacatccactgaggtgggctctgtagcatcgGTCAGGGGCTCCTCGTcgtggaagtccagaggaagtcgacactcatccagaccgtcgAAGATGAACAGAAGTTTGACTTCCCTTTGGTCACAGCTGGAGTTCTGCAGCGCTGTGAAGACGTGGTTCAGAGTTTCTTCTTTGATGCCACAGCCGGGCAGGTCTGCCACACACGTGTGAATCAGCTCTGCCAAACGAAACCTTTCTCCTCTCCATAAACTCAGCTGCAGAGCGGTGAAGGGGAAGATCAGGTGGAACTCCTGGTTGGCTCTTCGTTCGGCCCAGTCCGACAAAAACTTCTGCACCAGGAAGGATTTGCCCGTTCCAGGCCCCCCATTGGTCACCACAGTCCTGAGGGCGCCGCCTGCGGCGGACAGCCGCTGAAGGATGTCGCTCAGTTTGAGCGGCTGCTCCGGATCTGCGGGCCGAGCTGCTTCCATCGCAGTCCTGACCTGAGGTGATGTGACGAACAGCTGTGGGATGGTTTCAGGCGAAGCTTCCTCCTGCCGCCTCATCTGAGCATCACGCGCACATCTGAGCGCGCTCTGCAGGTGGGACTGCAGCGTGGCCGGGCACCGAGTGTTCGGCGTGGGAGGCGGTGATGGCGTCTTCACATCTGCAGACAAGAAAAGGACGAAACGGTGAAGACTTTAgtgccacattcaacaacaaaacagaacaaaacaaaacccggtaagagtaaggaaagaagaaaaaacaccaccaagaagctaacatggagggggcggagctaccgaccaccaaggggcggagctaccaaccaccaaacacctccatcagatgtgttcctatagaacctagaacccagaacagaaggagctaaaatggtccctagttcccaaGGGCCGTGgtcagggctggactggctatCTGGCCGTTCGGGCATATCCCGAACGGCCCTCCCGCGATTTGGGCCCTCCGGGCCCTCCGAGGgccgtaaataaaatatacatatatatattatattttttattgactgcGACGGTAAAAAAATGACACGTCGGGGCCCATTGGATGTTTCTCCTGACGCACAGAGCTCTAGTCCAATGAGAATGCTTAACGTTGTCAAAGGCCCGCCCCTCCCTACAGGCCCACTTGACccaagtcatcatcatcattataaccCCAAGTTTAGCTGACTTCACTTGGCTATATTCGGCTAAAGCTCTGGTGGATAAAGAGGACGcgaaatggagaaacaaaagagtggccatgacaaacgtaaagaaaagagaaaacaaaaaccaagaGACGACTCTCTTGGTAAAATGCGCTAAAATCACCGAtgtgttttttaaaagcacaagctCGAGCTCAGGTTCGGTTAGTGGGGCCGTGGGAGATGCGGAACCTGGCTGCTCGACCTCAGGTTGGGGCAGCAGTGGGGCCGCCGGTACATCATCAACGAGCGCACAGGTGGTGGAGAatgaacaggaggaggaggaggcggaggagatggttccagctggggaaccagaggaggaggagacggagataggagacgtgacccagcagggagagattgaggttagaattcatctcaacacacccgctagccaatgcagtgtagctattgggcgcttcagcgtttcgtttcccattgcctgaaagtttgaaaccgagaccaagttgtcatcctgacttcatcaaatcagtcacaaaaatacccatttggtataattttttttggttttgctgtggagaaaaaaatgacgtgtccgagaaaaaaacacacagacataagcactatcttaggctcttttgatcagtctgcattacagtttatgcctggggggcgggggttaacattccattcagtaagctcactgacagtatctgtggactggagcaattttgagcaatataaaataattgaacccaggaaattattactacatgtttaatttgattcagtaagacttagaacatacaacagtgtgtgtgtggtgctggtgctccttttctatacagtgttgtgtgtgttggtgaaatattgctttgcttatccctggcttgggtctgtgggacccattttcaggttttgctgaaggaaaatggtatgaatacttttttcacaatgagattcactggccagggctcatcatctggaaaataaagttagttatcctcctctctctatctcttatcctcaaaaacaaagatactcagaacttcacaagcaggatgaagggaacatgtgggtgcacagcagcttttttcccctcctttagtcccaggtccactgggccagaatatcttctatgtaacaaaaacatgaacaccttacaaggattaaatggaggattaatgataattagagagaagtgtgtgtatatatatatatatatatacatatatgcgcgctgggccctcagtgatcaaaaagtgcccgggcccttttcagatgccagtccagccctggccgtggtccctagttcccgagggccgcggtccctagttcccgagggccgtggtccctagttcctgagggctgtggtccctagttcccgagggccgtggtccctagttcccgagggccgtggtccctagttcccgagggccgtggtccctagttcccgagggccgtggtccctagttcccgagggccgtggtccctagttcccgagggccgtggtccctagttcctgtatgtgccaatgagggaaaaaacggccccgttcctgaaaaggttataggaactgccaaaggttcctttAGTGGGGATGATCCTATAGATGCAGTATCAACTGCAAATGTCAAGAAAGGCTGCCAGACTGGATAGAATCTCTGAGCAGACCCTTGGAGAGAGTATCTGATCTTCTCCAGTTTAAGATGTTGCATAATCTCTTTGACCCAATGAGAATGCGTAGGGGGGACGAGGGTCTTTCCACCTGAACAGTATAAGTCTCCTGGCCAACAAGGTGCACTTAGAATTACTGAGACGTACACATTGTGGTGCAACACCAAATAGGGCAATAAAGGGGGAAGGATCCAATGGCTCTCCTAGCACTTTAGAGAAAGTCTTGAAAATAGAAATGATATAGTCTTGGACATGTCCAGAACATATGTAATAGACCTGCAGGAGCTTGCTTGCATCTATCGCATGTAGGGTCCAACTCTGGTTGTCTAATTCTAGACAACCTGACCTTCGACCAGTGAAGTCGGTGTACTACCTTGAATTGCACAACAGCATGCCATTGAAAAGATCTGAGTTTGAGTCATTTCTAGTGGAACACAATGATTAAACTGTTACCCACCTTAACTGTTGGAATAAAATGTGCTGAGCAGTTCAGAGTGGCCTCACCTGCACCTGCAGACTCAGGTGGTCCTTCAGCTGACCGGGGCAGTGGTTCATTAGGTGGTCCTACAGCTGACCGGGGCGGTGGTTCATTAGGTGGTCCTACAGCTGACCGGGGCGGTGGTTCATTAGGTGGTCCTCCAGCTGACCGGGGCAGTGGTTCATTAGGTGGTCCTTCAGCTGACCGGGGCGGTGGTTCATTAGGTGGTCCTCCAGCTGACCGGGGCAGTGGTTCATTAGGTGGTCCTACAGCTGACCGGGGCAGTGGTTCATTAGGTGGTCCTACAGCTGACCGGGGCAGTGGTTCATTAGGTGGTCCTACAGCTGACCGGGGCGGTGGTTCATTAGGTGGTCCTTCAGCTGACCGGGGCGGTGGTTCATTAGGTGGTCCTCCAGCTGACCGGGGCGGTGGTTCATTAGGTGGTCCTTCAGCTGACCGGGGCGGTGGTTCATTAGGTGGTCCTTCAGCTGACCGGGGCGGTGGTTCTTTAGGTGGTCCTACAGCTGACCGGGGCGGTGGTTCATTAGGTGGTCCTTCAGCTGACCGGGGCGGTGGTTCTTTAGGTGGTCCTACAGCTGACCGGGGCGGTGGTTCTTTAGGTGGTCCTCCAGCTGACCGGGGCAGTGGTTCAGCAGGTGGTCCTACAGCTGACCGGGGCAGTGGTTCTTTAGGTGGTCCTCCAGCTGACCGGGGCGGTGGTTCATTAGGTGGTCCTACAGCTGACCGGGGCGGTGGTTCATTAGGTGGTCCTTCAGCTGACCGGGGCGGTGGTTCTTTAGGTGGTCCTCCAGCTGACCGGGGCAGTGGTTCAGCAGGTGGTCCTACAGCTGACCGGGGCAGTGGTTCATTAGGTGGTCCTTCAGCTGACCGGGGCAGTGGTTCATTAGGTGGTCCTCCAGCTGACCGGGGCAGTGGTTCATTAGGTGGTCCTCCAGCTGACCGGGGCAGTGGTTCATTAGGTGGTCCTTCAGCTGACCGGGGCGGTGGTTCATTATGTGGTCCTTCAGCTGACCGGGGCAGTGGTTCATTAGGTGGTCCTTCAGCTGACCGGGGCGGTGGTTCATTATGTGGTCCTTCAGCTGACCGGGGCAGTGGTTCATTAGGTGGTCCTTCAGCTGACCGGGGCGGTGGTTCATTAGGTGGTCCTACAGCTGACCGGGGCGGTGGTTCATTAGGTGGTC is drawn from Odontesthes bonariensis isolate fOdoBon6 chromosome 21, fOdoBon6.hap1, whole genome shotgun sequence and contains these coding sequences:
- the LOC142371839 gene encoding uncharacterized protein LOC142371839, which gives rise to MATVIELLESLEELRERELKIFKWYLQQAEFLKDFPPIPKSHLENADQPDTVDLMVQAYGHRCVEVATRVLRRMRRNDLVEKLSNSDSESAALHSPQSLTNEPIRADDGLIIKDDAGGQTAERPPVEPLPRSAEGPPNEPLPRSAGGPPNEPPPRSAVGPPNEPPPRSAEGPPNEPLPRSAEGPHNEPPPRSAEGPPNEPLPRSAEGPHNEPPPRSAEGPPNEPLPRSAGGPPNEPLPRSAGGPPNEPLPRSAEGPPNEPLPRSAVGPPAEPLPRSAGGPPKEPPPRSAEGPPNEPPPRSAVGPPNEPPPRSAGGPPKEPLPRSAVGPPAEPLPRSAGGPPKEPPPRSAVGPPKEPPPRSAEGPPNEPPPRSAVGPPKEPPPRSAEGPPNEPPPRSAEGPPNEPPPRSAGGPPNEPPPRCEDAITASHAEHSVPGHAAVPPAERAQMCA
- the LOC142371631 gene encoding NLR family CARD domain-containing protein 3-like; the encoded protein is MRRQEEASPETIPQLFVTSPQVRTAMEAARPADPEQPLKLSDILQRLSAAGGALRTVVTNGGPGTGKSFLVQKFLSDWAERRANQEFHLIFPFTALQLSLWRGERFRLAELIHTCVADLPGCGIKEETLNHVFTALQNSSCDQREVKLLFIFDGLDECRLPLDFHDEEPLTDATEPTSVDVLLTNLIRGELLPSARLWITTRPAAANQIPPGCVGMVTEIRGFTDPQKEEYFRKRFRDSEQASRIISHIQTSRSLHIMCQIPVFCWITATVLEDVLETREGAELPSTLTEMYIHFLVVQIHQAQKRCVPLDCVRCIRSLAKLAFHQLQRNNSLFGEEELRRSRISAAAAAECAASFNHIFTQACGRRKHKRPKNMFRFAHPGIHAFLAAVHVMTSLLANDRNVMSAPRMTALSLLVCSNRTSAVTVNKTAVKKALESPNGHLDLFLRFLLGLSLQTNQGLLRGLLTQTGSSSHTNQGLLRPPLTQTGSSSHTNRKTIKYIKKKLSGNLSAERSINLFHCLNELNDDSVVEEIQQALSSGRLSTDKLSPAQWSALVFILLSSGKHLDEFELKKYSASEEALLRLLPVVKASNKAVLGRCGLSWRSCETLSSALSSHSSSLRQLDLSDNDLQDAGLKLLSAGLQSPTCNLEALSLSGCLITEEGCASLVSALTSNPSHLRELDLSYNHPGDSAAKQLSAGLEDPRWRLDTLRLDHCGEQRLKFGLRKYACELEMDPNTANRELKLSHNNRRVKLSGWESCPDHPDRFDCWPQLLCRNVLSGRCYWEVEWRGEADIAVSYGGISRKGRASKFGRNNQSWCLACSLTGYAVFHNNSTKAILPCFSSSVGNRAAVYVDRPAGTLSFYRVSSDTLIHLHTFSTTFTEEPLYAGFGMNADHTSFLNFRSSVSLCRM